In Xiphophorus hellerii strain 12219 chromosome 4, Xiphophorus_hellerii-4.1, whole genome shotgun sequence, a single genomic region encodes these proteins:
- the LOC116718624 gene encoding cysteine--tRNA ligase, cytoplasmic-like isoform X2 produces the protein MSSSPDTAFEFGSLLQINEEAALTAALNDYLTSRSYLAGFGPSQADLRAFRLLPQPPAPQHVHALRWYRHISALQQDLSADGSMKGKRVQPPWSPPAGTEVPQLRLYNSLTRTKEPFVPQKGNKVTWYSCGPTVYDASHMGHARSYISFDILRRILRDYFKYDVLYCMNITDIDDKIIKRARQNFLLERYREKRPQAAQILQDVLNARVPFREQLASTTDPDKKQMLERLDDAVAGALQPLQVAMESNAAADVLQPLTEVLLENSKDLLSDWLDRQFGSEVTENSIFSVLPKFWEGEFHRDMEALNVLPADVLTRVSEYVPEIVEFVRKIVSNGYGYESNGSVYFDTQRFDSSPQHSYAKLVPEAVGDQKALQEGEGDLSISADRLSEKKSQNDFALWKASKLGEPSWDSPWGKGRPGWHIECSAMAGSILGESMDIHGGGFDLRFPHHDNELAQSEAFFQNDCWVRYFLHTGHLTIAGCKMSKSLKNFITIKDALAKNTARQLRLAFLMHSWKDTLDYSANTMESAVQYEKFMNEFFLNVKDILRAPSDLTGRFEKWEAEEAELNSSFYDRKWAVHLALCDNMDTRSAMEEMRLLVGLSNSYIASRKSAKLRPNRLLLESVASYLTAMMKIFGAIEGSDPIGFPVGGQAVDVSKRPICWENPPGKNRCGDPVLVRSLQLESTVMPYLAVLSDFREDVRKIAREQKVTALLRLCDAVRDDTLPELGVRLEDHEGQPTVVKLVDKETLLREREEKKKMEEEKKRKKEEAARKKQEQEMAKLAKMKVPPCEMFRSETDKYSRFDETGFPTHDAEGKELSKGQAKKLRKLFEAQEKLHSEYLQMNQNGN, from the exons ATGTCGAGCTCACCGGATACAG CCTTTGAGTTTGGCTCCTTGCTGCAGATTAACGAGGAGGCCGCGCTGACGGCGGCCCTCAACGACTACCTGACCTCACGCAGCTACCTGGCGGGCTTCGGCCCCTCCCAGGCCGACCTGAGAGCCTTTAGGCTCCTCCCCCAACCCCCCGCCCCGCAGCACGTCCACGCTCTGCGCTGGTACAGACACATTTCCGCCCTGCAGCAGGACCTGAGCGCAGACGGCAGCA TGAAGGGGAAGCGGGTCCAGCCTCCATGGTCGCCTCCGGCGGGAACAGAAGTTCCTCAGCTGCGGCTCTACAACAGCCTGACCAGAACCAAG GAGCCGTTTGTTCCCCAGAAGGGCAACAAGGTGACGTGGTACAGCTGCGGCCCCACCGTTTACGACGCCTCACACATGGGACATGCCAG GTCCTACATCTCCTTCGACATCCTGCGGCGGATCCTGAGGGATTACTTCAAGTACGACGTCCTCTACTGCATGAACATCACAGACATCGACGACAAG ATCATCAAACGGGCCCGGCAGAACTTCCTCCTGGAGCGGTACAGAGAGAAGCGGCCGCAGGCGGCTCAGATCCTGCAGGATGTCCTGAACGCACGAGTG CCGTTCCGGGAGCAGCTGGCCTCCACCACGGACCCGGATAAGAAGCAGATGTTGGAGCGTCTGGACGACGCCGTCGCCGGCGCCCTGCAGCCCCTGCAGGTGGCGATGGAGAGCAACGCAGCGGCTGACGTGCTGCAGCCTCTGACTGAG GTTTTGCTGGAGAACTCGAAGGACTTGCTGTCCGACTGGCTGGACAGGCAGTTTGGAAGCGAAGTCACAGAAAACTCCATCTTCTCCGTCCTGCCGAAGTTCTGGGAGGGGGAGTTCCACAGAGACATGGAGGCCCTGAAC GTTCTGCCTGCCGACGTTCTGACCCGAGTCAGTGAGTACGTGCCGGAGATCGTGGAGTTTGTGAGGAAAATCGTCTCCAACGGTTACGG GTACGAGTCCAACGGGTCTGTCTACTTCGACACCCAGAGGTTTGATTCCAGTCCGCAACATTCGTACGCCAAGCTGGTCCCAGAGGCGGTGGGAGACCAGAAGGCGCTGCAGGAGGGAGAAG GCGATCTGAGCATCTCAGCAGACAGACTGAGTGAGAAGAAATCCCAGAACGACTTCGCTCTGTGGAAAGCCTCAAAGCTCGGCGAGCCGTCCTGGGACTCTCCGTGGGGGAAG ggTCGGCCCGGATGGCACATCGAGTGTTCGGCCATGGCCGGCTCCATCCTGGGAGAGTCCATGGACATCCACGGAGGAGGCTTCGACCTGCGCTTCCCCCATCATGACAACGAGCTGGCCCAGTCCGAG GCGTTCTTCCAGAACGACTGTTGGGTCCGTTACTTCCTGCACACCGGCCACCTGACCATCGCCGGCTGCAAGATGTCCAAGTCTCTGAAAAACTTCATCACCATAAAGGACGCCCTGGCGAAGAACACAG CGCGCCAGCTGCGCCTGGCCTTCCTCATGCATTCCTGGAAAGACACGCTGGATTACTCGGCCAACACCATGGAGTCGGCCGTCCAGTACGAGAAGTTCATGAAC GAGTTCTTCCTGAACGTCAAAGACATCCTGCGGGCGCCGAGCGATCTCACCGGACGCTTCGAGAAGTGGGAGGCGGAGGAGGCGGAGCTTAACAGCAG TTTCTACGACAGGAAGTGGGCCGTTCACCTGGCGCTGTGTGACAACATGGACACCCGCAGCGCCATGGAGGAGATGAGGCTTCTGGTCGGCCTTAGCAACAGCTACATCGCCAGCAGGAAGAGCGCCAAGCTGAGGCCCAACCGCCTGCTGCTGGAGAGCGTCGCCTCCTACCTCACCGccatgatgaag ATATTCGGAGCCATTGAAGGATCCGATCCCATCGGTTTTCCAGTCGGAGGACAAGCTGTGGATGTGAGTAAACGGCCGATCTGTTGGGAGAACCCACCTGGGAAAAACCGATGCggtgacccggttctggtccgATCTTTGCAGCTGGAGAGCACGGTGATGCCCTACCTGGCGGTTCTGTCCGACTTCAGAGAGGACGTCCGGAAAATCGCCCGGGAGCAGAAAG TGACGGCGCTGCTGCGGCTCTGCGACGCCGTCCGGGACGACACGCTGCCGGAGCTGGGCGTCCGGCTGGAGGACCACGAAG GTCAGCCCACCGTGGTGAAGCTGGTGGACAAGGAGACTTtactgagggagagagaggagaagaagaag atggaggaggagaagaagcgGAAGAAGGAGGAAGCTGCCAGGAAGAAGCAGGAGCAGGAG atGGCGAAACTCGCCAAGATGAAAGTCCCTCCGTGTGAGATGTTCCGCTCAGAAACAGACAAATATTCCAGGTTTGACGAGACG GGTTTTCCCACTCATGACGCTGAAGGAAAGGAGCTGAGCAAAGGCCAAGCCAAGAAGCTGCGGAAGCTGTTTGAGGCTCAGGAAAAGCTCCACAGCGAGTATCTGCAGATGAACCAGAACGGGAACTAG
- the LOC116718624 gene encoding cysteine--tRNA ligase, cytoplasmic-like isoform X3: MSSSPDTEDEDSCSCSAANVCPLVSAAFEFGSLLQINEEAALTAALNDYLTSRSYLAGFGPSQADLRAFRLLPQPPAPQHVHALRWYRHISALQQDLSADGSMKGKRVQPPWSPPAGTEVPQLRLYNSLTRTKEPFVPQKGNKVTWYSCGPTVYDASHMGHARSYISFDILRRILRDYFKYDVLYCMNITDIDDKIIKRARQNFLLERYREKRPQAAQILQDVLNARVPFREQLASTTDPDKKQMLERLDDAVAGALQPLQVAMESNAAADVLQPLTEVLLENSKDLLSDWLDRQFGSEVTENSIFSVLPKFWEGEFHRDMEALNVLPADVLTRVSEYVPEIVEFVRKIVSNGYGYESNGSVYFDTQRFDSSPQHSYAKLVPEAVGDQKALQEGEGDLSISADRLSEKKSQNDFALWKASKLGEPSWDSPWGKGRPGWHIECSAMAGSILGESMDIHGGGFDLRFPHHDNELAQSEAFFQNDCWVRYFLHTGHLTIAGCKMSKSLKNFITIKDALAKNTARQLRLAFLMHSWKDTLDYSANTMESAVQYEKFMNEFFLNVKDILRAPSDLTGRFEKWEAEEAELNSSFYDRKWAVHLALCDNMDTRSAMEEMRLLVGLSNSYIASRKSAKLRPNRLLLESVASYLTAMMKIFGAIEGSDPIGFPVGGQAVDLESTVMPYLAVLSDFREDVRKIAREQKVTALLRLCDAVRDDTLPELGVRLEDHEGQPTVVKLVDKETLLREREEKKKMEEEKKRKKEEAARKKQEQEMAKLAKMKVPPCEMFRSETDKYSRFDETGFPTHDAEGKELSKGQAKKLRKLFEAQEKLHSEYLQMNQNGN; encoded by the exons ATGTCGAGCTCACCGGATACAG AGGATGAGGACAGTTGCAGCTGCTCGGCTGCTAACGTCTGCCCTCTTGTTTCTGCAGCCTTTGAGTTTGGCTCCTTGCTGCAGATTAACGAGGAGGCCGCGCTGACGGCGGCCCTCAACGACTACCTGACCTCACGCAGCTACCTGGCGGGCTTCGGCCCCTCCCAGGCCGACCTGAGAGCCTTTAGGCTCCTCCCCCAACCCCCCGCCCCGCAGCACGTCCACGCTCTGCGCTGGTACAGACACATTTCCGCCCTGCAGCAGGACCTGAGCGCAGACGGCAGCA TGAAGGGGAAGCGGGTCCAGCCTCCATGGTCGCCTCCGGCGGGAACAGAAGTTCCTCAGCTGCGGCTCTACAACAGCCTGACCAGAACCAAG GAGCCGTTTGTTCCCCAGAAGGGCAACAAGGTGACGTGGTACAGCTGCGGCCCCACCGTTTACGACGCCTCACACATGGGACATGCCAG GTCCTACATCTCCTTCGACATCCTGCGGCGGATCCTGAGGGATTACTTCAAGTACGACGTCCTCTACTGCATGAACATCACAGACATCGACGACAAG ATCATCAAACGGGCCCGGCAGAACTTCCTCCTGGAGCGGTACAGAGAGAAGCGGCCGCAGGCGGCTCAGATCCTGCAGGATGTCCTGAACGCACGAGTG CCGTTCCGGGAGCAGCTGGCCTCCACCACGGACCCGGATAAGAAGCAGATGTTGGAGCGTCTGGACGACGCCGTCGCCGGCGCCCTGCAGCCCCTGCAGGTGGCGATGGAGAGCAACGCAGCGGCTGACGTGCTGCAGCCTCTGACTGAG GTTTTGCTGGAGAACTCGAAGGACTTGCTGTCCGACTGGCTGGACAGGCAGTTTGGAAGCGAAGTCACAGAAAACTCCATCTTCTCCGTCCTGCCGAAGTTCTGGGAGGGGGAGTTCCACAGAGACATGGAGGCCCTGAAC GTTCTGCCTGCCGACGTTCTGACCCGAGTCAGTGAGTACGTGCCGGAGATCGTGGAGTTTGTGAGGAAAATCGTCTCCAACGGTTACGG GTACGAGTCCAACGGGTCTGTCTACTTCGACACCCAGAGGTTTGATTCCAGTCCGCAACATTCGTACGCCAAGCTGGTCCCAGAGGCGGTGGGAGACCAGAAGGCGCTGCAGGAGGGAGAAG GCGATCTGAGCATCTCAGCAGACAGACTGAGTGAGAAGAAATCCCAGAACGACTTCGCTCTGTGGAAAGCCTCAAAGCTCGGCGAGCCGTCCTGGGACTCTCCGTGGGGGAAG ggTCGGCCCGGATGGCACATCGAGTGTTCGGCCATGGCCGGCTCCATCCTGGGAGAGTCCATGGACATCCACGGAGGAGGCTTCGACCTGCGCTTCCCCCATCATGACAACGAGCTGGCCCAGTCCGAG GCGTTCTTCCAGAACGACTGTTGGGTCCGTTACTTCCTGCACACCGGCCACCTGACCATCGCCGGCTGCAAGATGTCCAAGTCTCTGAAAAACTTCATCACCATAAAGGACGCCCTGGCGAAGAACACAG CGCGCCAGCTGCGCCTGGCCTTCCTCATGCATTCCTGGAAAGACACGCTGGATTACTCGGCCAACACCATGGAGTCGGCCGTCCAGTACGAGAAGTTCATGAAC GAGTTCTTCCTGAACGTCAAAGACATCCTGCGGGCGCCGAGCGATCTCACCGGACGCTTCGAGAAGTGGGAGGCGGAGGAGGCGGAGCTTAACAGCAG TTTCTACGACAGGAAGTGGGCCGTTCACCTGGCGCTGTGTGACAACATGGACACCCGCAGCGCCATGGAGGAGATGAGGCTTCTGGTCGGCCTTAGCAACAGCTACATCGCCAGCAGGAAGAGCGCCAAGCTGAGGCCCAACCGCCTGCTGCTGGAGAGCGTCGCCTCCTACCTCACCGccatgatgaag ATATTCGGAGCCATTGAAGGATCCGATCCCATCGGTTTTCCAGTCGGAGGACAAGCTGTGGAT CTGGAGAGCACGGTGATGCCCTACCTGGCGGTTCTGTCCGACTTCAGAGAGGACGTCCGGAAAATCGCCCGGGAGCAGAAAG TGACGGCGCTGCTGCGGCTCTGCGACGCCGTCCGGGACGACACGCTGCCGGAGCTGGGCGTCCGGCTGGAGGACCACGAAG GTCAGCCCACCGTGGTGAAGCTGGTGGACAAGGAGACTTtactgagggagagagaggagaagaagaag atggaggaggagaagaagcgGAAGAAGGAGGAAGCTGCCAGGAAGAAGCAGGAGCAGGAG atGGCGAAACTCGCCAAGATGAAAGTCCCTCCGTGTGAGATGTTCCGCTCAGAAACAGACAAATATTCCAGGTTTGACGAGACG GGTTTTCCCACTCATGACGCTGAAGGAAAGGAGCTGAGCAAAGGCCAAGCCAAGAAGCTGCGGAAGCTGTTTGAGGCTCAGGAAAAGCTCCACAGCGAGTATCTGCAGATGAACCAGAACGGGAACTAG
- the LOC116718624 gene encoding cysteine--tRNA ligase, cytoplasmic-like isoform X1, with the protein MSSSPDTEDEDSCSCSAANVCPLVSAAFEFGSLLQINEEAALTAALNDYLTSRSYLAGFGPSQADLRAFRLLPQPPAPQHVHALRWYRHISALQQDLSADGSMKGKRVQPPWSPPAGTEVPQLRLYNSLTRTKEPFVPQKGNKVTWYSCGPTVYDASHMGHARSYISFDILRRILRDYFKYDVLYCMNITDIDDKIIKRARQNFLLERYREKRPQAAQILQDVLNARVPFREQLASTTDPDKKQMLERLDDAVAGALQPLQVAMESNAAADVLQPLTEVLLENSKDLLSDWLDRQFGSEVTENSIFSVLPKFWEGEFHRDMEALNVLPADVLTRVSEYVPEIVEFVRKIVSNGYGYESNGSVYFDTQRFDSSPQHSYAKLVPEAVGDQKALQEGEGDLSISADRLSEKKSQNDFALWKASKLGEPSWDSPWGKGRPGWHIECSAMAGSILGESMDIHGGGFDLRFPHHDNELAQSEAFFQNDCWVRYFLHTGHLTIAGCKMSKSLKNFITIKDALAKNTARQLRLAFLMHSWKDTLDYSANTMESAVQYEKFMNEFFLNVKDILRAPSDLTGRFEKWEAEEAELNSSFYDRKWAVHLALCDNMDTRSAMEEMRLLVGLSNSYIASRKSAKLRPNRLLLESVASYLTAMMKIFGAIEGSDPIGFPVGGQAVDVSKRPICWENPPGKNRCGDPVLVRSLQLESTVMPYLAVLSDFREDVRKIAREQKVTALLRLCDAVRDDTLPELGVRLEDHEGQPTVVKLVDKETLLREREEKKKMEEEKKRKKEEAARKKQEQEMAKLAKMKVPPCEMFRSETDKYSRFDETGFPTHDAEGKELSKGQAKKLRKLFEAQEKLHSEYLQMNQNGN; encoded by the exons ATGTCGAGCTCACCGGATACAG AGGATGAGGACAGTTGCAGCTGCTCGGCTGCTAACGTCTGCCCTCTTGTTTCTGCAGCCTTTGAGTTTGGCTCCTTGCTGCAGATTAACGAGGAGGCCGCGCTGACGGCGGCCCTCAACGACTACCTGACCTCACGCAGCTACCTGGCGGGCTTCGGCCCCTCCCAGGCCGACCTGAGAGCCTTTAGGCTCCTCCCCCAACCCCCCGCCCCGCAGCACGTCCACGCTCTGCGCTGGTACAGACACATTTCCGCCCTGCAGCAGGACCTGAGCGCAGACGGCAGCA TGAAGGGGAAGCGGGTCCAGCCTCCATGGTCGCCTCCGGCGGGAACAGAAGTTCCTCAGCTGCGGCTCTACAACAGCCTGACCAGAACCAAG GAGCCGTTTGTTCCCCAGAAGGGCAACAAGGTGACGTGGTACAGCTGCGGCCCCACCGTTTACGACGCCTCACACATGGGACATGCCAG GTCCTACATCTCCTTCGACATCCTGCGGCGGATCCTGAGGGATTACTTCAAGTACGACGTCCTCTACTGCATGAACATCACAGACATCGACGACAAG ATCATCAAACGGGCCCGGCAGAACTTCCTCCTGGAGCGGTACAGAGAGAAGCGGCCGCAGGCGGCTCAGATCCTGCAGGATGTCCTGAACGCACGAGTG CCGTTCCGGGAGCAGCTGGCCTCCACCACGGACCCGGATAAGAAGCAGATGTTGGAGCGTCTGGACGACGCCGTCGCCGGCGCCCTGCAGCCCCTGCAGGTGGCGATGGAGAGCAACGCAGCGGCTGACGTGCTGCAGCCTCTGACTGAG GTTTTGCTGGAGAACTCGAAGGACTTGCTGTCCGACTGGCTGGACAGGCAGTTTGGAAGCGAAGTCACAGAAAACTCCATCTTCTCCGTCCTGCCGAAGTTCTGGGAGGGGGAGTTCCACAGAGACATGGAGGCCCTGAAC GTTCTGCCTGCCGACGTTCTGACCCGAGTCAGTGAGTACGTGCCGGAGATCGTGGAGTTTGTGAGGAAAATCGTCTCCAACGGTTACGG GTACGAGTCCAACGGGTCTGTCTACTTCGACACCCAGAGGTTTGATTCCAGTCCGCAACATTCGTACGCCAAGCTGGTCCCAGAGGCGGTGGGAGACCAGAAGGCGCTGCAGGAGGGAGAAG GCGATCTGAGCATCTCAGCAGACAGACTGAGTGAGAAGAAATCCCAGAACGACTTCGCTCTGTGGAAAGCCTCAAAGCTCGGCGAGCCGTCCTGGGACTCTCCGTGGGGGAAG ggTCGGCCCGGATGGCACATCGAGTGTTCGGCCATGGCCGGCTCCATCCTGGGAGAGTCCATGGACATCCACGGAGGAGGCTTCGACCTGCGCTTCCCCCATCATGACAACGAGCTGGCCCAGTCCGAG GCGTTCTTCCAGAACGACTGTTGGGTCCGTTACTTCCTGCACACCGGCCACCTGACCATCGCCGGCTGCAAGATGTCCAAGTCTCTGAAAAACTTCATCACCATAAAGGACGCCCTGGCGAAGAACACAG CGCGCCAGCTGCGCCTGGCCTTCCTCATGCATTCCTGGAAAGACACGCTGGATTACTCGGCCAACACCATGGAGTCGGCCGTCCAGTACGAGAAGTTCATGAAC GAGTTCTTCCTGAACGTCAAAGACATCCTGCGGGCGCCGAGCGATCTCACCGGACGCTTCGAGAAGTGGGAGGCGGAGGAGGCGGAGCTTAACAGCAG TTTCTACGACAGGAAGTGGGCCGTTCACCTGGCGCTGTGTGACAACATGGACACCCGCAGCGCCATGGAGGAGATGAGGCTTCTGGTCGGCCTTAGCAACAGCTACATCGCCAGCAGGAAGAGCGCCAAGCTGAGGCCCAACCGCCTGCTGCTGGAGAGCGTCGCCTCCTACCTCACCGccatgatgaag ATATTCGGAGCCATTGAAGGATCCGATCCCATCGGTTTTCCAGTCGGAGGACAAGCTGTGGATGTGAGTAAACGGCCGATCTGTTGGGAGAACCCACCTGGGAAAAACCGATGCggtgacccggttctggtccgATCTTTGCAGCTGGAGAGCACGGTGATGCCCTACCTGGCGGTTCTGTCCGACTTCAGAGAGGACGTCCGGAAAATCGCCCGGGAGCAGAAAG TGACGGCGCTGCTGCGGCTCTGCGACGCCGTCCGGGACGACACGCTGCCGGAGCTGGGCGTCCGGCTGGAGGACCACGAAG GTCAGCCCACCGTGGTGAAGCTGGTGGACAAGGAGACTTtactgagggagagagaggagaagaagaag atggaggaggagaagaagcgGAAGAAGGAGGAAGCTGCCAGGAAGAAGCAGGAGCAGGAG atGGCGAAACTCGCCAAGATGAAAGTCCCTCCGTGTGAGATGTTCCGCTCAGAAACAGACAAATATTCCAGGTTTGACGAGACG GGTTTTCCCACTCATGACGCTGAAGGAAAGGAGCTGAGCAAAGGCCAAGCCAAGAAGCTGCGGAAGCTGTTTGAGGCTCAGGAAAAGCTCCACAGCGAGTATCTGCAGATGAACCAGAACGGGAACTAG
- the LOC116718624 gene encoding cysteine--tRNA ligase, cytoplasmic-like isoform X4, whose protein sequence is MSSSPDTVKGKRVQPPWSPPAGTEVPQLRLYNSLTRTKEPFVPQKGNKVTWYSCGPTVYDASHMGHARSYISFDILRRILRDYFKYDVLYCMNITDIDDKIIKRARQNFLLERYREKRPQAAQILQDVLNARVPFREQLASTTDPDKKQMLERLDDAVAGALQPLQVAMESNAAADVLQPLTEVLLENSKDLLSDWLDRQFGSEVTENSIFSVLPKFWEGEFHRDMEALNVLPADVLTRVSEYVPEIVEFVRKIVSNGYGYESNGSVYFDTQRFDSSPQHSYAKLVPEAVGDQKALQEGEGDLSISADRLSEKKSQNDFALWKASKLGEPSWDSPWGKGRPGWHIECSAMAGSILGESMDIHGGGFDLRFPHHDNELAQSEAFFQNDCWVRYFLHTGHLTIAGCKMSKSLKNFITIKDALAKNTARQLRLAFLMHSWKDTLDYSANTMESAVQYEKFMNEFFLNVKDILRAPSDLTGRFEKWEAEEAELNSSFYDRKWAVHLALCDNMDTRSAMEEMRLLVGLSNSYIASRKSAKLRPNRLLLESVASYLTAMMKIFGAIEGSDPIGFPVGGQAVDVSKRPICWENPPGKNRCGDPVLVRSLQLESTVMPYLAVLSDFREDVRKIAREQKVTALLRLCDAVRDDTLPELGVRLEDHEGQPTVVKLVDKETLLREREEKKKMEEEKKRKKEEAARKKQEQEMAKLAKMKVPPCEMFRSETDKYSRFDETGFPTHDAEGKELSKGQAKKLRKLFEAQEKLHSEYLQMNQNGN, encoded by the exons ATGTCGAGCTCACCGGATACAG TGAAGGGGAAGCGGGTCCAGCCTCCATGGTCGCCTCCGGCGGGAACAGAAGTTCCTCAGCTGCGGCTCTACAACAGCCTGACCAGAACCAAG GAGCCGTTTGTTCCCCAGAAGGGCAACAAGGTGACGTGGTACAGCTGCGGCCCCACCGTTTACGACGCCTCACACATGGGACATGCCAG GTCCTACATCTCCTTCGACATCCTGCGGCGGATCCTGAGGGATTACTTCAAGTACGACGTCCTCTACTGCATGAACATCACAGACATCGACGACAAG ATCATCAAACGGGCCCGGCAGAACTTCCTCCTGGAGCGGTACAGAGAGAAGCGGCCGCAGGCGGCTCAGATCCTGCAGGATGTCCTGAACGCACGAGTG CCGTTCCGGGAGCAGCTGGCCTCCACCACGGACCCGGATAAGAAGCAGATGTTGGAGCGTCTGGACGACGCCGTCGCCGGCGCCCTGCAGCCCCTGCAGGTGGCGATGGAGAGCAACGCAGCGGCTGACGTGCTGCAGCCTCTGACTGAG GTTTTGCTGGAGAACTCGAAGGACTTGCTGTCCGACTGGCTGGACAGGCAGTTTGGAAGCGAAGTCACAGAAAACTCCATCTTCTCCGTCCTGCCGAAGTTCTGGGAGGGGGAGTTCCACAGAGACATGGAGGCCCTGAAC GTTCTGCCTGCCGACGTTCTGACCCGAGTCAGTGAGTACGTGCCGGAGATCGTGGAGTTTGTGAGGAAAATCGTCTCCAACGGTTACGG GTACGAGTCCAACGGGTCTGTCTACTTCGACACCCAGAGGTTTGATTCCAGTCCGCAACATTCGTACGCCAAGCTGGTCCCAGAGGCGGTGGGAGACCAGAAGGCGCTGCAGGAGGGAGAAG GCGATCTGAGCATCTCAGCAGACAGACTGAGTGAGAAGAAATCCCAGAACGACTTCGCTCTGTGGAAAGCCTCAAAGCTCGGCGAGCCGTCCTGGGACTCTCCGTGGGGGAAG ggTCGGCCCGGATGGCACATCGAGTGTTCGGCCATGGCCGGCTCCATCCTGGGAGAGTCCATGGACATCCACGGAGGAGGCTTCGACCTGCGCTTCCCCCATCATGACAACGAGCTGGCCCAGTCCGAG GCGTTCTTCCAGAACGACTGTTGGGTCCGTTACTTCCTGCACACCGGCCACCTGACCATCGCCGGCTGCAAGATGTCCAAGTCTCTGAAAAACTTCATCACCATAAAGGACGCCCTGGCGAAGAACACAG CGCGCCAGCTGCGCCTGGCCTTCCTCATGCATTCCTGGAAAGACACGCTGGATTACTCGGCCAACACCATGGAGTCGGCCGTCCAGTACGAGAAGTTCATGAAC GAGTTCTTCCTGAACGTCAAAGACATCCTGCGGGCGCCGAGCGATCTCACCGGACGCTTCGAGAAGTGGGAGGCGGAGGAGGCGGAGCTTAACAGCAG TTTCTACGACAGGAAGTGGGCCGTTCACCTGGCGCTGTGTGACAACATGGACACCCGCAGCGCCATGGAGGAGATGAGGCTTCTGGTCGGCCTTAGCAACAGCTACATCGCCAGCAGGAAGAGCGCCAAGCTGAGGCCCAACCGCCTGCTGCTGGAGAGCGTCGCCTCCTACCTCACCGccatgatgaag ATATTCGGAGCCATTGAAGGATCCGATCCCATCGGTTTTCCAGTCGGAGGACAAGCTGTGGATGTGAGTAAACGGCCGATCTGTTGGGAGAACCCACCTGGGAAAAACCGATGCggtgacccggttctggtccgATCTTTGCAGCTGGAGAGCACGGTGATGCCCTACCTGGCGGTTCTGTCCGACTTCAGAGAGGACGTCCGGAAAATCGCCCGGGAGCAGAAAG TGACGGCGCTGCTGCGGCTCTGCGACGCCGTCCGGGACGACACGCTGCCGGAGCTGGGCGTCCGGCTGGAGGACCACGAAG GTCAGCCCACCGTGGTGAAGCTGGTGGACAAGGAGACTTtactgagggagagagaggagaagaagaag atggaggaggagaagaagcgGAAGAAGGAGGAAGCTGCCAGGAAGAAGCAGGAGCAGGAG atGGCGAAACTCGCCAAGATGAAAGTCCCTCCGTGTGAGATGTTCCGCTCAGAAACAGACAAATATTCCAGGTTTGACGAGACG GGTTTTCCCACTCATGACGCTGAAGGAAAGGAGCTGAGCAAAGGCCAAGCCAAGAAGCTGCGGAAGCTGTTTGAGGCTCAGGAAAAGCTCCACAGCGAGTATCTGCAGATGAACCAGAACGGGAACTAG